One region of Desulfobacterales bacterium genomic DNA includes:
- the grpE gene encoding nucleotide exchange factor GrpE, whose amino-acid sequence MTRKHKHQQKQQQQQQEEAPEREEEARSEDAAAELAEVRQQLAQANDQLLRLAAEFDNTKKRLQREREVSLKYAEENLLREILPGLDNLERAMEQARESKEVETLLEGLEMTRQGLLATLEKFGVKQLQSIGEPFDPNLHEALTMEASNEVAANHVITEFVRGYTYKDRLLRPAKVAVSSGEDAGEDDE is encoded by the coding sequence GTGACCAGGAAGCACAAGCACCAGCAGAAGCAGCAGCAGCAGCAGCAGGAAGAGGCTCCGGAACGGGAAGAGGAAGCGCGGAGCGAGGATGCGGCCGCTGAACTGGCCGAGGTCCGGCAGCAGCTTGCGCAGGCCAACGACCAGTTGCTGCGGCTGGCAGCCGAGTTTGACAACACCAAGAAACGGCTGCAGCGTGAGCGGGAGGTCTCGCTCAAGTATGCCGAGGAAAATCTCCTGCGGGAGATTCTGCCCGGGCTTGATAATCTGGAGCGGGCCATGGAACAGGCCCGGGAATCCAAGGAGGTGGAGACGCTCCTTGAGGGCCTGGAGATGACCCGCCAGGGGCTGCTTGCCACCCTGGAGAAGTTCGGGGTCAAACAGTTGCAAAGTATTGGAGAACCCTTTGATCCCAACCTGCACGAGGCCCTGACCATGGAGGCCAGCAACGAGGTTGCGGCCAACCATGTGATCACCGAATTCGTCCGGGGCTATACCTATAAGGACCGGCTGCTGCGGCCCGCCAAGGTGGCCGTGTCCAGCGGCGAGGACGCTGGTGAAGACGATGAGTAA